GTCCAACTTGCTGGATTTGGGTAGGGACCTGGGTCCGGCTTTAgccttttaaaagaaaaaaaacacaaaattggttaaaaagaccaaaatcaacaattcctgggtgaaatggacagacaaaaatgtaaaaataggcaggatgtaaccagtttcatcgtccccattttcaaatattttttcttatttttaatttacacaggatgtatccagtttcatccttgctattttttaaatttgagctaggatgaaaccaatttcatccttactaatttttttggtcatttcacccaaactattttttactcgtccattagaaccgcgataatatttggacaaatgacccattttccgaaaaaaaAGGACTGCTTACACGCCAAATTTAAATTATAAAGCATTCAGCACTAATTAAAagtgttgttttttttgttttttctcttcttAAAATCGCTATTTTTTCTTAAAATCCCCTTTATCACTTTCTTTTTTCCATCAATAAAAAGCATTAATCTCCTTCTCTTTTAAAACACAATTTTCATAGACGAAACCTCTCTCAGAAACTCCATTTCACACTAATTACCATTTTTACCATTTTCTAATGGAGATACTTCTGCTAATAAAAGGTTTCGAGAAAAAAATTTGTGTCGCTGATTTTACAACCACGTGCTTTACTAGTAGAAGTAATCTCCACCGAAAAATGATGTTAGTATGAAATAGAGTTTCAAAAAGAGGTCTCgtccaagaaaataaaattttgaaaacaaaagagATTCAGGTTTTACTGATGGTAAAAAAAATGTGAAAAACATGTTTTATGATATAGAGTAGTGATATAAATTTTACTAAGAAAGACTGccggaattaaaagaaaatgggGGTGAAAATCGTGGAGGATATTATTGTAAGAGGAAAAACTTAAACTTACTTATTTTCTAAAATTAAATTTGATCTGAATTATATAGTGAAACATGGATGTTTTATGTAAGTGATCAATGGCAACCACTCTCTCGATCAGCCCCGTAATAATAATGTATGGGAGTCGGGCAATTacaagcaacaaataaaatttaACAATATTGTTCCTTTTCGCATAACCTATGTCAATTCTATATTCACACACTAGACACCGAGTGCATACCACACCAGAATTTTTAGCTAACAAAAATGAACACACTTACATTATGGATGGTGCATATTTCTATCAATCATATACCAAACTGATCAAGAATCTCAAAATTGCTAATAGGGTATCAAACCGGTTGAGGACACCCCGGATTGACGGGGACAGGCTTCATCTGCAGAGACTCGGAAGCAAAAGTCATAATGGCTCTTGCACAACCTTTAGGAATTACTACTGCTTTAATAGCAGAAACCTGGTCGTTGCTCCTGACCACAAGAACTGCGACAGATAGACGATGGATGAAAGTACTTTTCGACACAGATTCTGAAACTCTTCTGCACTTTGTCACCTCCACTACAGCACCACCTTGGTATTTAAAGAGAATGATAAAGGAAATAAAGTACCATTTTAATCAGATACTACACAAAGCCACCCAGCACAACTACAGAAAAGGAAACCAAGCGGCGGACGACCTTGCTAATCACGCAGCGGATGGAAGCCACTCGGGGAATCTTGGAACCAAAATCTGGGAATATACAATTCCAACTTTCATTAGTCAAATTGTACTCAGCGACTCCATGGGTACTAAATACCCTCGTCTAATTTCCTCCTAGTTTTATTATTAGATAcatgcttaaaaaaaaagaaaaagaaaatcaaaccgGTTGAGGGTGTAACATTCCTATGTTTAGTACAACCTCGAGGAATTTGTTACCCCCTATTAGCAATGGAAGAATCCACTCATTATTCAAAAGACAATAGCGCGTCCAACTGTAGACGTCCAGCATATACACCGAACTTACTCATGGATCATGTATAGGCATATAGACATATGTCGCGGAAACAAAACATAGATAACTAGCTATTCACAAGACCACTTAATGTTCTAGATAACTACCATGACGTACTTCAAAACATAATCATATAAGCAAGTGGATTTCAGAACATATTAGCCCCGACGACTACAGTCAAAAGATGAATTAACCGATGAGTCTATTTGAGGGAAGATCTCGCTCCTAGCTAATTTATCAGGAGGGGAATCGCTCAACAACTTAACAAGAGACTCGCACAGACGGAGTTGAGAAGGATCGCAGGTAGATGAACGTGCGACCTTGATTGTATCAAGTAGAGGTCTCGCTCCAGAAACAACACCATCAGAGGAACGCAAATCAAGGGAGGTGGCTCCCAAAATAGAGGAAGTAGTTGGGAGAAGAGGAAAAGTAGTCACCACAGTACTCAAGGAGGAAGTAATGAGAATAGATGTTGAAGAAGTTGTGCAACCCAAAAATACAGGAATAGTcacagaagaagaaattaaaacatcTCCTACTGACGCGAAAACTTCTTCAGTAGAAGGAGGGATAGTTTGAGTTGTCGATGCGACATCCTTGAAAATAGAAATTTCTTTCTGAGATAAGGAGGAATTTAGAGAAGCTGAGGCAGCGATATCCTTTAAGGAAGCATGGGATGCATCGTCAGAAGAGGTGTAGAATACTAAAGGCGCGGTAGTACTCGCTGGTATATGAGGAGTAACACTCTTGGAGGAGATACTAGCTCTCTCACCAGAAGAAAGCTGTTTTGCGGGGTTAGACTTCTTTTTGAATTTGGGCAAAACCATGGTGGTATTGATCGCATGAGGATTCTTGCTTCTCTTAGGATTCTTCTCATGACCAACTTTGCTTGTGCCAGCCTTCACAAAACAACTCAGATAAGAAACAGAagcaacaatattgtttataaGGAATaaagtgtttcttactaccttttcCTGCGAAGCCTTCCTCTTGAGAGATTCATCACTCTTGGACTTTTGTGAAGGATTAAGGTTTGTGACGGTAATACGGAGAGGACTAGGGGAAGAAGCTTTACTCCAACAACACCAGTACGGGAATGATCAGAATAACAATTGGAGTAAGAACAGAAACAACACCAGAGTAATAATGGCGACATAAAGGTAAAAATAGAAATAATGGAAGCAATAGAGAAAGCAATATAAGAAATAGAAACAAACCTTTGAAGAGGATCCATGGAAGATCAACACTAGCAGGAGTTGCAAGAAGAATTGGATGAAGAACACCTTTTCCGAAGTGAAGAAactcgatgaagaagaagaaagaatataATTTCTCTCTCCGAAAGAAATTAATAAACAAGAAGGTGCAGCAAATAATATGAGAAGGTGCGACAAAATGAGCAACTTAAGATTTTCTCATCGCTCTTCTTCCCACAAAAGATCGctaagagaagaggcaaaatgtatgGGTAAAATATCGCACACTTAATTATCATGCGAGATGACCTTCTCACAAGGAAGCGAACGCCCTCACACCAAGCATATCCCAAATGACGAACCGGATGACGTCACCtactcacgagtaaagtgtgaagagtcGTGCGAAGAAAAAGAGCACGCGCGAGAAGATCCGTTATACATATGCGACAACAACGCAAGTCAGAaccgaaaataagggctttattagctgtcctccactatgtaaactcctatatataggaccaaccaACATTGTATTAGGAGAGATCTTTTGGATAGTGGAGATAGAActtgaggagagagaaagttatttgtttcTCAAGTTAAGGTTTTATCTTATCattttgtattgatttctaaacttaataaaaaccTTTTAAGTGTTCTTCATCATGATTTCTTAGTTAGATTCACATATTATTAaaggggtgtagttgtgggatttcctgcaactacattttggcgctagaatacaGCTCGGAGAAGGGATTACACATGTTTGTGAAAGTTTTAAAGGGATTTTTCAAAAAAGTTTCttattattcttgttttttgAACAAAGATTTTGATTATTTCCGAGAGTTTTAAAAGCTCATGATCTTTAAACTCATTCCAAAAGTCATCGGTTCACGATTTGTAAGACAAAAACCTATAGATTTGAAAGAAGAATTTTAGTGGAATTTGGAGATCTTGTTTATATTTCAGGAACATTGAAAGAGCACGAGAAAAGGATCTGTAGAAGGAAGGAGAATAAGATAAGGAAAAAAGAGCAACAAAAAGACATGTGGAATCAGCATCAACAAAACAAATCGCCAGGGATGATAAAGAATGTTAGAATAAAAGAGGGAATAAAACGTTTACAGTGCAACATGATAACGAAATCACCTATGAATGTTGCAGATTTTCATGCAGGAATTACAGGCCAAATACATAAGcgtgattttgaaggaaggaggATGCTGACTGTTGCGAAGATTTCTCCCTTGAAGGAATGGAAAAATCAAAAGATCACATTCGCGGCAGCAGATATACCAGAAGAAAACTTTGGGCGAACAGATCCATTGGTCATCACTGTACCTGTGAAAAGAAGCGCAAAAGGAACGGACACGAAACTAGTGGATGAATGGGCGAAAAACAAAACTTTTGTGGATACATGAACTCGGTAGATATTTTTATTTTACCATGCATTCAGGAGTATGGGATATGATCACGCAGATTTAATGCCCTCTGCGTATAACATTCATGGATTTAACAAAGCGGTAACAAAACCAAAAGGTGAGATAATCATGAATATACCATTGGGTGAGATAcaaacacatgtaacattatgCGTGGTGGATGTGGAAACATCATACAACATGCTCTTAGGAAGACCATGGGTACATGGCATCAAAGGCGCAGCGTCAACACTACATCATTGCATCTGTTTCCCAATGccaaatggaataggagaaatcaaaGGTGACACAGATAGCGCGAAAGATTGCAGTCAAATAGACGTCAAGAATTATGAGGGACGAGCGAAAAAGCGAtaaaaaatatggagaaaagCTAAAGAGtccaagaaagaagaagaaatcagagtctaCATGGTACGAGCGAAGGAGGGCAAAGGAATACCGAGAGAAATTCCAGATAAGGAAGGAGCACCAGTGAAAGAAATCAAAGAGCCATCCCCACTAGGTGAACCTAAAGCGAATTTTACCGCAGTCGAGCCAACAAAAGATATAAATGTAGGTACTGAAGAACCAAAGATATTAAAGATCGGGACCAAGATGGCAGCAGAGGAGGAAGAAAAGACGATAAACCTTTTAAAGGAATACAAAGATATGTTCACGTGGTACATGGATGAAATGCAAGTATAGATCCTAAATTCGCATGTCATAGGTTAGACATCAGGAAGGACGTGCGTCCAttcaaacaaagaataagaaagataCCAACAACATACCATCCACAAATAGAAGCTGAGCCACAGAAGATGCTTGACGCAGGAATAATCCGACCAGCCaagtacccagaatggatagcaaacatggtggtGGTACCGAAGAAAAACAGTGGAATGCGTATTTGCATCGATTTTAGCGATCTGAACAAAGCACGTCCGAAGGATAGTTTCCCACTACCAGATATACCGCAAATGGGGAAGTTGCGTCTGGGAATGACAGATTATCTCTGATGGATGGGTATAAATGCTACAATCAAATTCCATTAGCAGAGGAAAATCAAGAACACACGGCTTTCTTCGCACCAAGAGGATTATATTATTATACAaggatgccatttggtttaaaaaatgcaggtgcaacgtatcaaagaatggtggaAAAGATATTCGCAAAGTGGATACATACAActttagaagtatacgtggatgatatGCTGGTAAAAGTAAAGAGGCTGAGGATCATGTTGACTACTTGAGAGAAATATTTGAACAGATGCGGCAATACAAGATAAAAATAAACCAAGCAAAATGCATCTTTGGAGTAGCCTCAGGAAAATTTCCTAGGATACAtcgtatcaaaagaaggaatacaggtggatccagaaaaggtacaagcagtcCGCGACATGCCCACACCAGCGACAGTAAAAGACGTGCATAAATTAAATGGGTTACTGGCTTCACTAGGGTGATTCATTTCGCATTCATCGGATAAGTGCAAGCATTTTTTTCAGCATCCTGAAGAAGAGAACCAAGTTCGAGTGGACGGCAGAATGCGAAAAATCGCTGCAAAGTATAAAAGATTATCTGATGAATTTATCTATTTTACAGaaagcagaaccaggagaagattTATTGATATATCTAGCTTCCACACCGCATGCATTGAGTGTCGTATTGCTTCGCCTAGATGAAGGGATCGAGAAGCCAATATATTACATAAGTAAAACGTACAATGCTGCAGagaaaaattatgcaaagatcGAAAagctcatcctcgcactggtttATGCAACACAAAAGCTTTGCACCTATTTTCAGGCACACAAGATTAGAATGCTAAccaaagtaccaattgaatctgtAATGAAAAACTCCAAAAGGTCGGGAAGAATagaaagatggaatgcacaagtgggGCAGTTCGAAGTCAAATATGAAGTATTGTCCTCACCAAATCACAAGTTATCGCGGACTTCTTAACAGAATTTCCgttggaagaagatgaaggtgtGGAAGAAATGATGGACATAGATGAAGAGCAGGGAAATCCCAAAGACCTTCTAACAGAGCGTAACTCAAAGAGATGGGAAATATTCGTGGACGGATCAgtcaatggagaaggaaatggtatTGGTATAATGATCATATCACCAAAGGGAGCGAGAGTGGTGCACACATTCAGATTAGAGTTCGCGTCTACTAATAATGGGACAAAATATGAAGGAGTGGTACATGCGTTAAGACTCGAAGTGGAGATGAAGTTAGATGACataagaataactagtgattcacAGTTAGTGATAAGACAAATTCAAGGCATATACAACATGAATGAACCATCTCTACAACAATACAAAGGACTTGTCGCAGAGCTCTCGTCAAAAATAGAGAAAGTGAACTGGAGACATATATGCAGAAATGACAATAGATTCGTAGATTCCCTAGCATTCATCGCATCAATGATAGTGGATCCTACCACACGGTACATAAAGATTGAAACACTCTATTTTCCATCCAtcaggaaagaagaagaagaggcagaTGTCATGATCGTGGAAAACACAGAGGAAGGAAAagctgatgaagaagaagattggagatcacAACTTCATTCATACTTGGAGAAAGGGAAGGTACCAAGGAACAGACTAGAAGCGCACAAGTTAAAAAGCTGTGTGACAAATTACGAATTAAGAGAAGGGGTGCTTTACATAAAATCATTCCTTGGACCATCTCTCAGATGCTTGACGCGAAAAGAAGGAATGGAAATCTTGAAAGTAGTACACTACGGAGATGTAGGGAACCATAGTGGAGGGAGATCTCTAGCCTACAGAACAAGaatgcaaggatattattggCCTTATATGCACCAGGATGCGAAAGAAATATCGAGAAGATGCGAGGAATGTCAGAGGCATGGAAAAATAATACACGCACCTGGATCAGAACTGAACTCATCAACAAGCGTATGACCATTTGCAGAATGCGGCTTGGATATTGTTGGGCCATTCATACCCGGAACAGGGCAGAGAAGATATTTAATTGTCGCAGCGGACTACTTCACAAAATGGGCAGAAGTAAAGGCAGTCCAACACATTCGAGATAAAGGTATATTTACCTGTATATTCGAAAACATAATCTGCAGATTTGGGATCCCGGTGCAGTTGGTTTCAAACAATGGAAAGCAGTTTGAGGGCGAAAACATAGAAATGTTGTTGAATGCATTCAAGATACAAAGTGGAAAATCTACCCCTTTATACCCTCAGAGCAACGGGCATGTTGAGGCAACCAACAAGACAGTAGCAGAcatattgaagaagaagttggaagggAACAATAAAGGATGGTGCGAGCAAGTGCACAATGCAGTGTGGGAATACAGAACGACACGAAGAGAGGCTACAGGGATGTTCCCCTTCTGTCTAACATATGGAGTAGAAGCAGTACTACCAACTGAAGTCATCATACCAACCACCAAGAGAGAGGCATTGGAGAAGAATTTAAATACAGATTTAATCTTAGCAAAGATAGATGACTTGGAGGAAAACAGAGAAGTCGCTCTGCAATATATGGAAAATTATCATAACAGGTTGGCGAGAGAATATAACAAGTGTGCCAAGAAAAGAGAATTCCAACCAGGGGAGCTAGTGCTAAGAGAAATACCACCTTATCAAAAGGGAGGAGATGGAAATCTAGAGAAGAAATGGGATGGACcatatataataaaaagaatagtcGGAAATGGGGCATATGAGTTGATGGATCCAGAACGGAAGAATACCGGGCGAAAACTCGATCACCCATGGAATAGGATATATCTAAAAAAGTATTATCCATAAAGCGCGCGACAAGAATGAAAAAATCAATGTATGTGCGAATtaaagaaagagaaataaattggcAATGTATATGCGAAAAACAGTTTTAAGAATATATGATGTTTCATAAGAATATATGAGCAGAAGAATGGGGCAACAATAAGACCTCAATAGGAGGCAATAAAACttaaaacctctaactagggaggctaggaatccaattgtggcgtgcaccctagttcgcacatgtgcaagaggcaatataaataagccctAACGCACGTCATAATTGAGGGAAACCTAGTAATGCATGGCTCGGGCGAAATCCATACCAACCCTGGAATCCGAGTCA
This genomic stretch from Papaver somniferum cultivar HN1 chromosome 5, ASM357369v1, whole genome shotgun sequence harbors:
- the LOC113279600 gene encoding uncharacterized protein LOC113279600, which gives rise to MDIDEEQGNPKDLLTERNSKRWEIFVDGSVNGEGNGIGIMIISPKGARVVHTFRLEFASTNNGTKYEGVVHALRLEVEMKLDDIRITSDSQLVIRQIQGIYNMNEPSLQQYKGLVAELSSKIEKVNWRHICRNDNRFVDSLAFIASMIVDPTTRYIKIETLYFPSIRKEEEEADVMIVENTEEGKADEEEDWRSQLHSYLEKGKVPRNRLEAHKLKSCVTNYELREGVLYIKSFLGPSLRCLTRKEGMEILKVVHYGDVGNHSGGRSLAYRTRMQGYYWPYMHQDAKEISRRCEECQRFGIPVQLVSNNGKQFEGENIEMLLNAFKIQSGKSTPLYPQSNGHVEATNKTVADILKKKLEGNNKGWCEQVHNAVWEYRTTRREATGMFPFCLTYGVEAVLPTEVIIPTTKREALEKNLNTDLILAKIDDLEENREVALQYMENYHNRLAREYNKCAKKREFQPGELVLREIPPYQKGGDGNLEKKWDGPYIIKRIVGNGAYELMDPERKNTGRKLDHPWNRIYLKKYYP